A part of Salvelinus alpinus chromosome 5, SLU_Salpinus.1, whole genome shotgun sequence genomic DNA contains:
- the LOC139577259 gene encoding kinetochore protein NDC80 homolog, producing MERSRMNRASSSRLSELPQRVESNRMSMVYATPQSKQSFGKLNIPKPQSVTSERRTSFFGSRTSGAGMARNSAFGAFGGAEKMKDPRPLHDKAYVQQCIRQLCEFLSEKGFPGSMSVKSLQSPSTKEFLKIFEFIYCLLDPTFQMPTSKVEEEVPRILKDLGYPFVLSKSSMYSVGAPHTWPQVLGAVVWLIDTVKIFCSMSDQDLLFADFSDGSTEIEDGVEFNKLFLDYTAETYNKFMQGADTFDEEDADYLAKLKRLYNVDEGLLASMEEKYRMLSDEVERLEKESQTDRLMVKRTEKVKLQTDLQKLQSYRSNLESFKANLENKASGLAEELEASGLQVETLKQEESRLQHILSTQKFTPADIERINWEKRELQQTINSLSKSLEQAEQHMWNEEIALAKAKETAEVKLAEYHKLARKLKLIPVSAENACGHDFEIRTSTEYGPSTMVQCRTQIQQLLRKLITDVDEECSRLTDMKLSLEESIEQVNSNISDKANDLKHLREQIRRLDEKLEQDMQDIAHEEQKWSAEMESVETHRKLLEKKVTLGYDESVEQLKAAQQQYHLVLQETNEERRTVVNNLASVLTTAANHLSIVEKFLEDQHKRVDRVYTDAFREDEVDIQKMKDIMEGFIAKVNSM from the exons ATGGAAAG ATCCAGGATGAACCGAGCATCCAGCAGTAGGCTCTCTGAGCTCCCTCAAAGAGTTGAAAGCAACAGAATGAGCATGGTTTATGCAACACCGCAGAG CAAACAATCCTTCGGAAAGTTGAACATTCCTAAACCCCAGTCTGTCACATCCGAGAGAAGAACCAGCTTTTTTGGTAGTCG GACCAGTGGGGCTGGCATGGCTCGTAACAGCGCCTTTGGTGCCTTTGGAGGTGCAGAGAAGATGAAGGATCCCCGTCCCTTACACGATAAGGCCTATGTTCAGCAGTGCATCAGACAGTTGTGTGAG TTTCTGTCAGAGAAGGGCTTTCCGGGTTCAATGTCAGTCAAGTCTCTCCAGTCGCCCTCCACCAAGGAGTTCCTAAAGATCTTTGAGTTCATCTACTGCCTCCTGGACCCCACCTTCCAGATGCCCACCTCCAAAGTGGAGGAAGAGGTCCCCAGGATTCTCAAAGACTTGGG GTATCCATTTGTTCTCTCCAAAAGTTCCATGTACTCTGTGGGGGCACCACATACGTGGCCACAGGTCTTGGGGGCTGTTGTCTGGCTCATCGATACTGTGAAG ATCTTTTGCAGTATGAGTGATCAGGACCTGCTCTTTGCTGATTTCTCTGACGGAAGCACTGAGATTGAGGACGGGGTTGAGTTCAACAAG CTCTTTCTGGACTACACTGCTGAAACCTACAACAAGTTCATGCAAGGAGCAGATACGTTTGATGAAGAGGATGCAGATTATCTTGCTAAACTAA AGAGACTTTACAACGTTGACGAAGGGCTTCTCGCGTCCATGGAGGAGAAGTACAGGATGCTGAGTGATGAGGTTGAGCGACTGGAGAAAGAAAGCCAAACG GACCGATTGATGGTCAAAAGAACGGAGAAAGTCAAACTTCAGACAGACCTGCAGAAGCTGCAGAGTTATCGCAGTAACCTGGAGTCTTTCAAAGCCAACCTGGAGAACAAAGCCTCTGGATTGGCTGAGGAGCTGGAAGCATCGG GACTGCAAGTGGAGACCCTAAAACAGGAGGAGTCCCGGCTCCAACACATCTTGTCCACCCAGAAGTTCACTCCGGCAGACATTGAGAGGATCAACTGGGAGAAGAGGGAGCTGCAGCAGACCATCAACAGCCTGAGCAAGAGCCTGGAGCAGGCCGAGCAGCACATGTGGAACGAGGAGATTGCTCTGGCCAAGGCCAAGGAGAcg GCCGAAGTGAAGCTGGCCGAGTACCACAAGCTTGCCCGCAAACTGAAGCTCATCCCTGTGTCTGCCGAAAACGCGTGCGGCCACGACTTTGAGATCAGGACCTCCACAGAATACGGACCGTCCACCATGGTTCAATGCAGAACACAGATTCAA CAACTACTGAGGAAACTGATCACTGATGTGGACGAGGAGTGTAGTCGACTGACAGACATGAAACTAAGCCTGGAGGAGTCCATAGAACAG GTGAATTCCAATATTTCAGATAAAGCGAATGACTTGAAACACCTGAGAGAGCAAATCCGTAGGCTCGACGAGAAGCTCGAACAAGACATGCAG gacatTGCCCATGAGGAGCAGAAGTGGTCTGCTGAGATGGAGTCTGTGGAGACCCACCGCAAGCTGCTGGAGAAGAAGGTGACCCTGGGCTATGACGAGTCTGTGGAGCAGCTGAAAGCTGCACAGCAACA GTACCATCTTGTCCTGCAAGAAACCAATGAGGAGCGGCGGACTGTGGTTAACAACCTTGCCAGTGTGTTAACCACGGCTGCCAACCACCTGTCCATTGTAGAG AAATTCTTAGAGGATCAACACAAGCGAGTAGACAGGGTGTACACGGACGCCTTCCGGGAGGACGAGGTGGACATTCAGAAGATGAAGGACATTATGGAGGGCTTCATCGCTAAAGTAAACAGCATGTAG